A single Cucumis melo cultivar AY chromosome 4, USDA_Cmelo_AY_1.0, whole genome shotgun sequence DNA region contains:
- the LOC127149133 gene encoding uncharacterized protein LOC127149133 produces MNSSIVQLLASEKLNDDNYAAWKSNLNTILVVDDLRFFLTEECPQTPASNTNRARLEAYDRWIKANEKARVYILASMSDVLAKKHESLATPKEIMDSLKGMFGQPEWFLRHEAIKYIYTKRMKEGTFVREHVPDMMMHFNIAEINRGAIDEANQVSFILE; encoded by the coding sequence atgaatagctcgataGTTCAATTATTAGCTTCCGAAAAACTTAACGACGATAACTATGCagcatggaaatcaaatcttaacacaatactagttgttgatgatttaagatttttcttaactgaggaatgtcctcaaacccctgCCTCAAATACGAACCGAGCTAGGTTggaagcatatgatcgatggataaaagcaaatgagaaagcccgtgtctacatccttgctagcatgtcagatgttttagcaaaaaagcatgaatccttagccacgcctaaagagattatggattctttaaaaggaatgtttgggcaaccagaatggttcctaagacacgaggcaatcaaatacatttacactaagcgtatgaaggaggggacctttgttagagaacatgtcccggacatgatgatgcacttcaatattgctgAAATAAATAGAGGTGCcatcgatgaggctaatcaagttagctttatcttagag